Proteins encoded in a region of the Diadema setosum chromosome 7, eeDiaSeto1, whole genome shotgun sequence genome:
- the LOC140231126 gene encoding uncharacterized protein, translating to MTELLVPQAPSDDSEKPPAIFLSYQWDHQPEVKAIRKHLEMAGFPCWMDIGQMGGGDQLFARISQGMRSAKLVLCMVTEKYSGSENCNKEVNLANLLNKPIIPILIDRTPWPPEGAMSMLFSQLLYIQFYNEKEYVRGEKFWDDAKFSELLGQISYHANPDESMVTEEYRNWIPQVEDKPAIVKKVEETKPNSQPKSNHQEHLEHPSVFISYQWGKQPEIKRLFSRLTSLGYHCWLDINQMGGGDPLYSKIDKGIRNAKVVVSCVTPKYALSANCRREVSLSDALRKPVVPLLMEQMTWPPEGPMSMTFTQLLYIDFTKETSQANFDDEKFDELLLKIQEHAQPTLQLETAGDEADKSPGQNEEEGTQDEVSQEEKPDEEGQSQEGATSEELNESERPSSSEQEEPQRQDSPAQVEKTASSPSVKSQSQESNGSTGSGKKNKKSSFCIII from the exons ATGACAGAACTGCTGGTTCCTCAAGCCCCGTCCGACGACTCCGAGAAACCACCTGCCATCTTTCTCAGCTACCAGTGGGACCACCAGCCCGAGGTTAAAGCCATTAGAAAACATCTGGAGATGGCGGGATTCCCCTGCTGGATGGACATCGGTCAGATGGGAGGAGGAGACCAGCTCTTTGCTCGCATCAGTCAGGGGATGCGATCCGCCAAATTGGTCCTCTGTATGGTGACAGAGAAGTATTCTGGTTCGGAGAACTGCAACAAGGAG GTAAACCTTGCCAACCTGCTCAACAAACCAATTATACCGATTCTCATCGATCGGACTCCTTGGCCACCGGAGGGCGCAATGAGTATGCTCTTCTCTCAGCTTCTTTACATCCAGTTTTACAACGAGAAGGAGTATGTGAGGGGAGAGAAGTTTTGGGATGACGCAAAGTTCTCTGAGCTCCTGGGACAAATCTCGTATCACGCCAACCCAGACGAAAGCATGGTGACCGAAG AGTACCGAAACTGGATCCCTCAAGTGGAAGACAAACCTGCCATCGTGAAGAAAGTTGAAGAAACCAAACCAAACTCCCAGCCAAAGTCTAATCATCAG GAACATTTAGAGCATCCGTCCGTCTTCATCTCGTACCAATGGGGCAAACAACCTGAAATCAAGAGACTGTTCTCACGTCTCACCAGTTTAGGCTACCACTGCTGGCTGGACATCAATCAGATGGGTGGTGGGGATCCACTCTACTCCAAGATTGACAAGGGGATCAGGAATGCAAAG GTCGTTGTATCCTGCGTCACACCGAAGTACGCTCTCTCTGCCAACTGTCGTCGTGAGGTGAGTCTGTCCGACGCTCTGCGGAAACCCGTCGTGCCTTTGCTCATGGAACAAATGACATGGCCACCAGAAGGACCGATGAGTATGACCTTCACTCAGCTCCTCTACATCGACTTCACCAAAGAGACGAGTCAGGCCAACTTTGACGACGAAAAGTTTGACGAACTCCTGTTGAAGATCCAGGAGCATGCCCAGCCCACGCTCCAGCTGGAAACAGCGGGGGATGAAGCCGACAAGAGCCCTGGTCAGAATGAAGAGGAAGGAACACAAGATGaggtcagtcaagaagaaaagcCTGATGAAGAAGGGCAATCCCAGGAGGGAGCCACCTCGGAGGAGTTAAATGAATCTGAAAGGCCAAGCTCCTCTGAGCAAGAGGAACCACAGAGGCAAGATTCTCCAGCTCAGGTGGAGAAAACAGCTTCTTCACCCTCGGTTAAGTCGCAGTCACAGGAGAGCAATGGCAGCACTGGGTCAggaaagaagaacaagaaatCGTCATTCTGCATCATCATCTAA